From Mucilaginibacter gotjawali:
AATAACCACCCGGGTACTCTCCAAAGAGCTAAAGGACCTGGAAGCAAGTAAGCTCATCATCCGCATTGTTACAGACGGACACCCGGTGTCAGTTGAATACAAACTCACTACCTATAGTTATACCCTTACCCCTGTTGTTGATGAAATGATTAAATGGGGAAAGCAGCACAGTAAAGGCAGCCTTTGATTTACGATTTTAGAATTACGATTTACGAATTTTTTACAATTGTTTATTTTTTCAAGGCGTTCAAGAATGCTTCGCAGTTTAGAATTACGATTTACGAATTTGTGAACTAAACCTTTGCAGCAAACTCCGTGAAATAAAAAAGCATGTTATGCGAATAATACCAAAACCATTGGAAGGCGAATACCCGCCTTATGCTATTATGTACATCAACCTATTGCCTGATGACGGACAGGTATTAAAGCACATGCATGATAATTTTATTGCCGTAAAGCAATTGATCTATAGCCTTCCGGAAGAAACGCTGTACCATCGCTACGCAGCGGGTAAATGGAGCATTAAAGAAGTGTTGGTGCATATTGTGGATGATGAAAGGATCTTTGCTTACCGCGCACTTCGTTTTGCCCGGGGCGAACAACAAAATCTGATCGGGTTTGACCAGGATCAATACGCCGCACTTTCAAAAGCTAATGAACGTGATCTGGATAATATTTTTGAAGAATATGAAGCCGTCAGAAGATCAACCATTGCCTTGTTCAATGGCTTTCCCGAAGATTCACTAACCAGGATGGGTAAAGGAACCGGCAGTTTCAATGGCGCAACAGTAAGAGCACTGGCCTATCATATTGCCGGTCACGAACAACACCATATCAATTTAATAAAAGAACTTTATTTGAATAGATAAACCCAAGTCACACACCAAAAATCTGTAA
This genomic window contains:
- a CDS encoding winged helix-turn-helix transcriptional regulator, which translates into the protein MKEKSNDILNRIAHVQNTLQAINGKWKLPILMSMYAGKSRFRDIQRNIPQITTRVLSKELKDLEASKLIIRIVTDGHPVSVEYKLTTYSYTLTPVVDEMIKWGKQHSKGSL
- a CDS encoding DinB family protein, whose amino-acid sequence is MRIIPKPLEGEYPPYAIMYINLLPDDGQVLKHMHDNFIAVKQLIYSLPEETLYHRYAAGKWSIKEVLVHIVDDERIFAYRALRFARGEQQNLIGFDQDQYAALSKANERDLDNIFEEYEAVRRSTIALFNGFPEDSLTRMGKGTGSFNGATVRALAYHIAGHEQHHINLIKELYLNR